The stretch of DNA ACGGGTCCGTGTTCTGACATGTAAACCAGTTCTGAAAATTCGAATGCCGATACAGGTATGGCTCGTGCAACCGTGCCTCGCCCATCACGAATTCACCGTAATGACCTAGCGCGTAATGCCGTTTCGCCATGAGCGCGCGCGTATCGAACCGCTTGTGATACTCGACGCCCACAAACAGCCCCTTCTCGTACGCTTCATGCTCGATTTCAACCGCCTGCTCATGCTTCAACACGAGCGGCTTCACACACAGCACATGCTGGTTGTTCTTCAGTGCCTCTTTTACCACCGCGTAATGCAACTGATCGGGCATTGCCACAACGACCGCATTGCGCGGCGGCATGGCTGCAATGACCTCCTTGAACAACTCGGGATAGTTCTTCGTGGGCGGCTCGCTCAATGACGGATGAGCAACAAAGCTCTGTCCAGGAAACGCCTGCGTCAAATCCGGACTCTCCTGCAACGCTTTGAGCGGCGGAGTATTGAGCGCGCAGACCTGAATCTTGCCAACTACACCCGTGCGTTGAAGGTGATACACCGACGGCAGCAGCAGATCGTGCGTGATCATGCCTCCACCCACAATGGTTACGTCAATGCGTTCGGTCGAAGCGTGCGTCTTATTCGTCGTCATCTACCTGCTTCCCTTTTCTCTGAACAAATACACCCGTGAGGCGGGAATCTCCGCGTTACTACCGATGGCATCGCGTCGAAGTAGGCCCTGTTTTTCCAAATGGACCTGCTTAAGTCGACGTTCCCGGCCTTTCCCCCAAACCAGTAATGTCCAAATGCGGACTAGATCGCCTTGTCGAGCAGCTTCCCGGCATCGCTCTCAGGCGTCGCCGGTGCAGCGCCTTCCGCGGGCATCGTGATCTGAATGTTCATCTTGCTCCGCGCTTCATCGACGATCTTCTTCATCGCCTCCTGCTTCTTCGCGCGAAGCATGATCATCTTGAGATTCTCGCTCGCCTTCTCCTGCGCTATCGCACCCCGCGCGTTTACTTTGACCAGGTGCCAGCCCGACGCGCTCTTGAATGGCTCTGCCACTTCGCCAACTTTCGTTGAAAAAAGCACCTTGTCCAACTCCGGACGCCTCGGATTGTGTGGCACCCCGGTATACACACCGCCCTTGTCCTTCGTTTCCGCGTCCTGCGACACTTCCGCCGCTACTTTCGCAAAATCCTCGCCATCCTTGATCCGCTTATACGCGGCGTCAATTGCCTCTTTCCCTTTTGCCCACGCGGCGTCGTCCGTCCCTTCGACACGAATCAATATGTGCTGGAAATCGACCGCGTCGAACACACCGCGCTCAGACGCGCGCTTGTATTCGTCCGCAAGTTCCTGATCCGGCACCGTCACGTCCTTTGTCTGCTGATCCGTATACCGCTGAAGGAGGATCCGTCTTCTCACATTCTCCTTCACGGTATCCAAGTTCAATCCTTGCTTGGTCAAGTAGTCCTCGAACGTCATCCCCTGAGGCAGCCGCGCCTTGTTCTGCTCGATGTCCGCATTCACGTCTTCATCCGAAATCACGATCCCAGACTGCTTCGCAAGCAAATACATCACCCGCGTTGAAATCATGTCATCGAGCAACTGCATCTTCTGGGCCTGCGTCGGTTCAGGAATAGTGGGCGCGGCCATGCCCCTCGCACGCGCCTGAATCATCTGATTTTGCCGAATCGCCGCAATGCTCCGGTCCAATTCAGCCTTCGTGATGACCTCGCTATCGCCTATCTTCGCAATTACCGGACTATCCTCTTTCGCCGCTTCGGGAGCCGGAACCGGCGCCGGCGTCTCGCCAGGCGCCTGACCTTCCGCCGCATACGAGGCGTACAGCCCCAAGGCGCCCGCGGTCAGGATCCCAAACACAAAAACGCGCCAAGCACGTCGCTGAAACATACACGGATCTCCAAAGAGGGTGATGGACAGCCTGACCGGTTCAGCCGTTTACACTCGGGATCGGTCAGGCAGAACAGACTCAAACGAGGATAACAGAAACGATTTCCCAATGAAAAACGGGGACATTGCTACGTACAACGCGCGTCCCCAAAGAATCCTAATTGGGACAAAACGTGGAAGACTCAAGGAAGAGTGAAAAGCAGCGAAAAACAGGGACTGACCCAAGCGCAGCGAAGCGGAGACGGGTCTGTCCCTGTTCTTTCAATTCCTACAACTGCACCGGTTTCCCGGATTCCGCCGACCGGTAGATTGCTTCAATCACTTCCACCGACTTTCGCCCGTCTCGGCCATCAATCAGCGGCATACGGTCCTCAAGGATTGCATGCACAAAATCGTCGATCTGCCTCCGATGACCTTCATGCTTCAAACTCGCCAACGGGTCTGCCGCCCCCGACCCCAACGCCGATTCCTGACCGATCTGCGCGCGGATCTGCTCATCTTCCGGCCGCTCGTCCTTGAACTTCCAGACCACCAATTTCCCGTCTTCAAGCACCGCGCTGCCGTCCGTGCCATAAATTTCCACACGCGCCGCATGTCCCGGCCACGTCGCGGTGGAGCCTTCAATCACGCCCATCGCGCCGTTCTCGAACGTGAGCATTGCGCACGCCAAGTCCTCGACTTCCAGCCCTGTGTGGCCCACCAGCGCGGTTTGCGCGACGACCGACTTCACGCCGCCCATGAACCATACAAGCAGATCGATCTGATGGATGCCTTGGTTCATCAACACGCCGCCGCCATCCAACTTACGCGTGCCGCGCCACGCGCCGCTGTCGTAATACTCCTGCGAGCGGAACCACTTGATGTACGCGTCCCCCATGACCAGCTTCCCAAACCGTCCCTCATCCAGCGCCCTGCGGATGGCTAACGCTCCTTCCGCGAACCGGTACTGGAAGATGCATCCCAACTTCACGCCCGATTCGTCCACGGCCTTAATCAAGCGGTTGATGCGTTCCGAATTCACTTCCAGCGGCTTCTCCGCCAGAATATGCTTGCCTGCCTTTGCGCA from Candidatus Hydrogenedentota bacterium encodes:
- a CDS encoding Gfo/Idh/MocA family oxidoreductase, whose translation is MKVVGLGIIGCGNIGPVHAQAISEIPDARLVAVSDVVEKNAKALADKYGAEAYTDYKAMLRRDDLHAVSLCVPSGMRAEIAEECAKAGKHILAEKPLEVNSERINRLIKAVDESGVKLGCIFQYRFAEGALAIRRALDEGRFGKLVMGDAYIKWFRSQEYYDSGAWRGTRKLDGGGVLMNQGIHQIDLLVWFMGGVKSVVAQTALVGHTGLEVEDLACAMLTFENGAMGVIEGSTATWPGHAARVEIYGTDGSAVLEDGKLVVWKFKDERPEDEQIRAQIGQESALGSGAADPLASLKHEGHRRQIDDFVHAILEDRMPLIDGRDGRKSVEVIEAIYRSAESGKPVQL
- a CDS encoding peptidylprolyl isomerase, whose translation is MFQRRAWRVFVFGILTAGALGLYASYAAEGQAPGETPAPVPAPEAAKEDSPVIAKIGDSEVITKAELDRSIAAIRQNQMIQARARGMAAPTIPEPTQAQKMQLLDDMISTRVMYLLAKQSGIVISDEDVNADIEQNKARLPQGMTFEDYLTKQGLNLDTVKENVRRRILLQRYTDQQTKDVTVPDQELADEYKRASERGVFDAVDFQHILIRVEGTDDAAWAKGKEAIDAAYKRIKDGEDFAKVAAEVSQDAETKDKGGVYTGVPHNPRRPELDKVLFSTKVGEVAEPFKSASGWHLVKVNARGAIAQEKASENLKMIMLRAKKQEAMKKIVDEARSKMNIQITMPAEGAAPATPESDAGKLLDKAI